DNA from Mustela erminea isolate mMusErm1 chromosome 18, mMusErm1.Pri, whole genome shotgun sequence:
aaacacctaaaaaaaaaaaaaaaacttaaagaataaaaaggagtAACTGCTTTGCCCTCAAAGAGggattggaagaaataatccCAAATCTCAATAAACTTTAACACTCAATGCTGGACATTTGCTGAGACTAGCTTTGTTCATGAGAACCTGAGAGACATCCCTGTGctcccagaacaggcaaatctactCCCAAATCTACCCAAAATATACTCTGGCTTTAAAATCCcatgaaaggagaggagagagaaaaattctcATTGGGAGGAATTTACCACCTGCTTCCATGTCTCTAAATGATCCACGGACACGAACTACAGTCATTCACATTCACTGGAAACCGCCTATATTTGTGCAAGAATTCATTCTGGCCAAGACCTGGCAACCCAGGAATGGGTCCAGGGCTTCTAATTTGTGAATCTGTCCCGACGCTACTCACAGCAGCCAGAGGTGAGTGCTAAAATTTCCGCAAGATTCCTGTATGGAGAGAATGCATGTGTAGGGCAAACTTGACTTCTTCAAATGGCATTTATAGCAACTTGCCTCTACATGTCTGTTAGGGAAGCAAGATGGGTATCAACTGCTTCATGAATGTAAATACAGAAATTCAGGAGAAGCTACCAATGGAGGCATGCTATAGTCAATAGATAAACCCCAGTCGTGAGATCAGCTAGGTCTCCCTATCATAACCAGATTCCCCTTGCATCTAAAGACAAAGCCTGTCCGCTTTGAGACTAAGTTTAACATCACTTGCTTTGGGGCATAATTGGGAACTGCCCAGAGCATGGATGTACCAATGCTAAGTGTGGTCTGACAAATTACAGCTGGGGTTCAGCCAGGAACTTCTCCCCTGCCAACTCGACTCCACAAGGCAAACCTTAAAGTAGTACAGGGGAGGAAATCCTCCGTTTCTCAGCAGGGGACACTCACGCCCCCACTGCCGCTTTGTAAACCCACCACGGAGTAAACATCTCAATTCCAAGTTCAGGTACCTGGTGGAACAAGGTGGGCTCACTCAGAACACCAGAGTGCTAGTTTTGAAGCTAATGTATTCCTGGCTTCAAGTCTATCCTTTCATCCAACCTGAGATGTTGGCATTCAGGATTCTGCAAACCACATTCCTGCTTTCCTCCCTGATAGGTTCTGCCCATAGGGGGTATGGGGCAGTGAGGGGGAGCTTTGAggctggaagaggaggaaggaattcTCTCCTGGTTTGCTTCCTGTTTACCCCTCTGCTGGCTTCCTGTCCCTGTCTGTTTCCACTGGCAACGCTTCTTGTTCTCTCGGGCAGGGTCAATTCCTTCCAGAAGCATTTGAGTCCAGGTTTTGGTTTTCTCCACCATCACAGAATCAACTTCAGCCAAAGAGCTTCCCCTACACAGAGACTGAGATACCCTCCCTGCTGGAAATTTCCTCCAAGCTCAAGGACACCAGAAGCCACTGAGGAGTATCCCCCATCCTGCCCAGTCTCAAAAATCTGAAATTGAGCCCACATGCCCACTCTCCAAGTGCCTAACTTTTAATAAGTCCAATATCTTGTCTTTGCTCCCCCAGCcttgggaaacctgcttccttgCAGGTGGCTACCTCCACTAATACCATTGGGTTCTCGTCCCACCTTTCCAGTTACCTGGTTAGTAATTCTTTGTATTGGATTACCTCTGGTATAGTAACCGGTGTGGTTTCTGTGTCCTGCCTGGACTGGAACTCATTCATCCTCAGTTAGGTTCTAAGCATATATGGCAGGAACTGGGGTGTGGAGTTTCCCAACTCCTTCTGACTGTGATGCTGGAGGGGGTATACCTGCCCATCCACGACCCACATTCAGATCTGGTTTATCTCAGCCAACCTCTGCACAAGTAGGGACAAGTTCACATTTAAAGGACATAGGGAAATTTACAGCACATGGAGCTTAATTACTGTACGAtcttggtgggggggtggagggatgacCGCAGGAGCTCCCTGCTAAACACTTGAATGCTTCTCTTTGCTGACTAGCAGGGAGCTGTACGGAAGCAGCCTCATCATGGGTTTTCGAGAGAAGATGATCTTGTTATAGTTTGCAGTGGGATTTTCTCTGGAATCCGTATGGAAGTGCCTTGGCTCTGGCATAGCGGTGGGACCTGTGGCTGGTACAGAGTAGGAGCTCCACACTGATAACATGGTCTCTGACCTCATGTCCTTCAACATCAGGTTTCCAGGGCCCTTAGAcgactttttccttttcagctgcGTAATGCTGGCCAGCTTGTTCTGCCTCGATGACGGTTGGCTTTCCTCAAGTGCCTGCGCATATTCCAGatctctagctttgcttttctcaaTGAGTCTCTTCACCAGCGGGGACATATATGTCACATAGGCTGGCCAAGGATTGTGTTTCTCAAGCACACACAGGGGAAGCCCAATGTTCTCTGTGAGTTCTACCAGCAAAGAGAAAGACAGGTGATTTACAGGAGCTTGTCTATAATAATCCAGTTCTTCAAAGAACTAGGGGGTATTAGGACCATGTTTTGAACTTTACCCCATCATGCATAATTGGTCTTATACCCCTTGTATTCAGTGAGAATAAAATCAAAGCCAAAGATGGGAGATTGAATGACATTCCATGGGGtatatcaattaaaaaacagCATGGTGGTAAAGGGTGGAAAACTTGGGAGTCCAGCGGGCTGGGCTTCAGACCTTTGTATAATATTAAACTGTTTACACTCtggacttctatttcttttccaccAACAAAAGTGGTTACCAAGAGGCcactgtaaggattaaataaagcaatatattttAAGGGCTTGGAATGGTTCAGCTTAGGGCCTAAAAACATGGGCTCTGCGATTAGACTGGTTGAGCCCAAATTCCTTCTATACCCATGCAATCCCTGTGAACCTGAGGAACCCCTTAGCCTTTTTAAACCTTATTTGCTTTCAGTGCAAAATCATGGTTAGAATATAATCAATTTCATAGAGTCTTTTGTGGGTTAAAGGAAATGTAAAGCTTTtcgcacagtacctggcacataataatcAGTAAATGGTAACTATGAACATTTTGGCTATGTCTCCTCTCCTGTACTATTTTGTTTAATCCCCCAGTTAACTGAGGATGAGCTCGAGGCCAACCAGCTTGCATAGCTAGTGAACAGTGGGTTTGAATTCAAATCTAACGGGCTCAGAAATCTATAAGCTTTTCACTATAGTTCTGGCCAGAAGTTTTGAGTATTTGGGGTAGGAAGGCTTTCTTAGAAAATTCTATTTATGAGTTTAACAAGCTTCTTCCTTTGTAGATACCAAATCATGGGAAGGtcattccctccctcttccctccacaaCTTCACTCTGTCTAGCAGAAATGCCTCATGATTTCTCTCCTGACGGTGCTACATTCCTTGTTTTCTCAAATGGTGCATACTTTGGTCATACTTTTTCAATAGGGGTTTGGGAGGCAAGGAAGTTAAAAGGTTGATCTTGCCATCTTCAATGTAAATTCTGTGAAAAACACTATCATTGGGCATAATCAGAGAAAATACAGATCATACAGTTATTCCCAGGCTGCCTTGTGGACATTCAGGAGCCAAGCTCACCTAGGGACAGATCTGTCAGTAAAGAATGTGTTTTGAAAGGCTTCATTTCCCTGCAAAAGTTGCATATTATTCTGCCTAAGGCAAGGTGTGTGACATCACctctcatgaaaagaaaaaaataaatgcacatcgAAGCTTCCAAATGCAGACTCGATGGTTCATCTTTGTCTCCTCCAAGCAAACGCAAAATGCCAAGATCTCAgagcctggatagctcagtcagtagagtatgcacAAGACTCTTGGtctaggggttgtgagttcaagccccaggttgggtccatggagattacttaaaaataaagtttaaaaaaaaatacaaagtatcttGCAGGTTGAGGCATTTGTTTGTATCTGGCAGAGGTGAAACTATATTTGTCTGGAACAAAATGAGTAAAAACTCCTTCATCTCCCAGGCATGCTTTCTACCTGTATACTTTCTACCTGCATAACAAGAGTGGCCACCCTGAGCCCCACCTCTAAGTCTCCCCACCCCAGATCTCTCAGCTTTCGCTCTCAGCTCACAGCAGGAGCTCCCATTGCTAAGGTCCCAAGCCCTACCTTCTTCTGTCTTTATCTTTCGTGCATCGATCACCTCCATCACTAAAGAGTTCTTCACATCGAAGGCCCAAAGACCTTGGGGGAAAATAACACTTATTAGCCAGGGCTAGCACAGAGTGAACTGAGAGAAGAGGACGCACTTTCCAcggagctggggaggggctaTGTGGGCTCAACACAAGAGGtcaaaataaacatcattttctCTACCAGCATCCATGCATGGTCATGTTACTGGGCCAAGCTTCTGTCTCCTGGATGCACTTCTCAGCCAGCATTTCGGGGGAGGTGGTCACACCCGTGGGCAGTTTGATGGGAAGTGTGGTCTAGTGGTCCTCAAACTGTAGGATGCACCTGTCTAGAGGGCTTGTTAAgaccctgagtgcagagccccaacTCCAGAGTTCCTGATTCTACAATCAACGTTCTAAATCGTTAGTGGGGAGGAAAATGTTGACCATCTGTGAGGCTTTATTATTAACCCCTAGTGACAGGAAACAGATCCAGGAGGTCTCTGTAGGTCCTTTCCAGTTCTAAGACTAGAAAATGAACATGTCGGAATTTTTAGccaaacatttgttattttataagtTCTGTCTGGCCATCTCTGTGGACCTTGAACATTTGAAATGCCATGGAACATTTCTACCAACACCTATGAATGTCCAGTGAAAAAAGTCTCAGATGGTTTTTcctaagttcccaggtgatgctggtgCTATGGGTCAGGAGATCACACTTGGAGAACCTCCAGTCTAGAGCAgggcttctcaaacttcagtgaaCACTAACATTGCCTGGAGAGCTTGTTCAATCAGACACCTGGGCCTGCCCTGCGACTCTGACTCAGCATGCCAGGGGAGGTTGCTGGTCTGATTCTGACTCAGTAGATCTGCTTGGGAGACCGgggaatgtgcatttctaagAAGCTCTCAGGGGAGGCTGCTGCTCTGAGAACCACACACTGAGTAAATGCTGCTTTAACTGAATAATGATCCCATGCGTTTCTTTCTGCTGCAGCATCTGCAGGGGTTGACTTGCTGGTGTGTGAAACATTCCCCTGAGATAAGCAAATTCCCAGGTTTTCcacctatttttttcctcctaaccAAGGAAGTATGTTACTGACATGGCCAACCTTAAATCCCACTATATTTCTAAAGTAAGTTATTCCCAAtgtcaacattttattataacaCACTTAACAAAGGATAGCACATCCTAAAcatttattcatattcttttaaaaaaaagttactttttgtCAAACCTGCTCAGATCCAGGCCTTATGAAGTCCCTTCTGTCTTAGTGGCAATTTTTCATGACAACACATTTTTAGGAGAATGCACAGTATCATTTTTCTGAGGTTAGAGAATAATAATGTTCACATGAATCTCTAGCCTACAGCTTCCGGTaataatgaacaacaaaaaaagaaagttctataTCTCCTTCGAAGGCCGACCATGGATCTCAGGACTGCAGACCACTCATCCCAAGTCCCCAGTAATGAAGAGATTGTCAACCCAGGGCTCACCCAGCACACCTGTTCACCTCCAAAGGAAGAGATTTCTTGACTTATCTGCCATGCGGCAGAACTTTTGGAAATGTATGATAGGATTCATCCATCGTACCAGATGATGGGGAAATGTTTTGAATTCATGATATTTGGGG
Protein-coding regions in this window:
- the CDRT4 gene encoding CMT1A duplicated region transcript 4 protein isoform X1, with product MNCTRDLQELPGGRRKDKKRLEKGLWAFDVKNSLVMEVIDARKIKTEEELTENIGLPLCVLEKHNPWPAYVTYMSPLVKRLIEKSKARDLEYAQALEESQPSSRQNKLASITQLKRKKSSKGPGNLMLKDMRSETMLSVWSSYSVPATGPTAMPEPRHFHTDSRENPTANYNKIIFSRKPMMRLLPYSSLLVSKEKHSSV
- the CDRT4 gene encoding CMT1A duplicated region transcript 4 protein isoform X2 gives rise to the protein MHVPDVAVNGLWAFDVKNSLVMEVIDARKIKTEEELTENIGLPLCVLEKHNPWPAYVTYMSPLVKRLIEKSKARDLEYAQALEESQPSSRQNKLASITQLKRKKSSKGPGNLMLKDMRSETMLSVWSSYSVPATGPTAMPEPRHFHTDSRENPTANYNKIIFSRKPMMRLLPYSSLLVSKEKHSSV
- the CDRT4 gene encoding CMT1A duplicated region transcript 4 protein isoform X3, which gives rise to MEVIDARKIKTEEELTENIGLPLCVLEKHNPWPAYVTYMSPLVKRLIEKSKARDLEYAQALEESQPSSRQNKLASITQLKRKKSSKGPGNLMLKDMRSETMLSVWSSYSVPATGPTAMPEPRHFHTDSRENPTANYNKIIFSRKPMMRLLPYSSLLVSKEKHSSV